The Rhizophagus irregularis chromosome 2, complete sequence genome contains a region encoding:
- a CDS encoding uncharacterized protein (SECRETED:cutsite_VNA-AP; SECRETED:prob_0.9741); SECRETED:SignalP(1-22), translating to MKFTTLACLAILGISTLNEVNAAPIAEIGINNKRDTTPSYDYKDKKDKKDDYYGGKDDEYYGGKDDDYYGGKDDKYDDDKKKSYYRRSALASRGNKDDDYYGGKDDDYYGGKDDDYYGGKDDKYDDDKKKSYYRRSALASPGDKDDDYYGGKDDDYYGGKDDDYYGGKDDKYDDDKKKSYYRRSALASPGDKDDDYYGGKDDDYYGSKDDDYYGGKDDKYDDDKKKSYYKRSALASPGDKDDDYYGGKDDDYYGGKDDDYYGGKDDKYDDDKKKSSYKRSASPGDKDDDYYGGKDDDYYGSKDDDYYGGKDDKYDDDKKKSSYRRSALASPGDKDDDYYGGKDDDYYGGKDDDYYGGKDDKYDDDKKKSSYKRSASPGDKDDDYYGGKDDDYYGSKDDDYYGGKDDKYDDDKKKSSYKRSALASPGDKDDDYYGGKDDDYYGGKDDDYYGGKDDKYDDDKKKSSYKRSASPGDKDDDYYGGKDDDYYGGKDDKYDDDKKKSYY from the exons atgaaGTTCACGACTCTTGCTTGTTTGGCAATCTTGGGGATTTCGACCTTGAATGAAg tCAATGCTGCTCCTATTGCCGAGATcggaataaataataaacgcGACACAACACCTTCATATGATTATAAAGACAAAAAGGACAAAAAAGATGATTATTATGGTGGCAAAGATGATGAATACTATGGCGGAAAAGATGATGATTACTATGGCGGCAAAGACGACAAATATGATGATgacaaaaagaaatcctaCTACAGACGATCTGCCTTAGCCTCCCGGGGTAACAAAGATGATGATTACTACGGCGGCAAAGATGATGATTACTATGGCGGCAAAGATGATGATTACTACGGCGGAAAAGACGATAAATATGATGATGACAAAAAGAAATCATACTACAGACGATCTGCCTTAGCCTCCCCGGGTGACAAAGATGATGATTACTATGGCGGCAAAGATGATGATTACTATGGCGGCAAGGATGATGATTACTACGGCGGCAAAGACGATAAATATGATGATGACAAAAAGAAATCATACTACAGACGATCTGCCTTAGCCTCCCCGGGTGACAAAGATGATGATTACTATGGCGGCAAGGATGATGATTACTATGGCAGCAAAGATGATGATTACTATGGTGGCAAAGACGATAAATATGATGATGACAAAAAGAAATCATACTACAAACGATCTGCCTTAGCTTCCCCGGGTGACAAAGATGACGATTATTATGGTGGCAAAGATGATGATTACTATGGCGGCAAAGACGATGACTACTATGGCGGTAAAGACGATAAATATGATGATGACAAAAAGAAATCCAGCTACAAACGATCTGCCTCCCCAGGCGACAAAGATGATGATTACTATGGTGGCAAAGATGATGATTACTACGGTAGCAAAGACGATGACTACTATGGTGGCAAAGACGATAAATATGATGATGACAAAAAGAAATCCAGCTACAGACGATCTGCCTTAGCCTCCCCGGGCGACAAAGATGACGATTATTATGGTGGCAAAGATGATGATTACTATGGCGGCAAAGACGATGACTACTATGGCGGTAAAGACGATAAATATGATGATGACAAAAAGAAATCCAGCTACAAACGATCTGCCTCCCCAGGCGACAAAGATGATGATTACTATGGTGGCAAAGATGATGATTACTACGGTAGCAAAGACGATGACTACTATGGTGGCAAAGACGATAAATATGATGATGACAAAAAGAAATCCAGCTACAAACGATCTGCCTTAGCCTCCCCGGGCGACAAAGATGACGATTATTATGGTGGCAAAGATGATGATTACTATGGCGGCAAAGACGATGATTATTATGGCGGCAAAGACGATAAATATGATGATGACAAAAAGAAATCCAGCTACAAACGATCTGCCTCCCCAGGCGACAAAGATGATGATTACTATGGCGGCAAAGACGATGATTACTATGGCggaaaagatgataaatatgatgatgacaaaaagaaatcctattattaa